The region GCGAGGGCGCGCACGTTCTCCGCGTACGAGATGGTCTTGAGCCCGGCGGTGGCACCGCGCTCGTTGCGCGTCCACGCCACGACCACCACGCTGATCGTGGGCGACACGGACTTGACGTCGCTCGCCGCGACGATCACGGTCGGTCGCGTGTCACGTCGCTCGGAGCCGAGCGGCTGCACTCCGCCGGTGACGGTGATGCGCAGTCGCGCTTCCTGGAGGTCGTTGGCGCGCAGGAGGGCGTGGGCCGCTGCCTGCAGGATGGCCCGATCAGGTGCGACGAGCCCGAGCCCGTTCGCCGAGTACTCGAGCCGGTCGAGGTGCCGTCGCCACGCGAACGGGCGGCCGTCGTAGACGCGCAACGTCTCGAACACACCGTCTCCCACGAGGAGCCCGTGGTCGAACGGAGAGACGCGCGCCGCCTCGGCGTCGACGACCTTGCCATTCACCCAGACTTGTGTCACGACGGCACCAGTTCGCCGGCGCCTGCGACGGAGAGCAGCCGCGAGGCCTTCAGCTCGGTCTCCGCCCACTCCGCCGCGGGACACGAGTCGGCGACGATGCCGGCGCCGACGCCGAGCTCGGTGCGGTCGTCGAACACGGTGAAGGTGCGGATGGCGACGGCGAGATCGCCTTCGCCGCGTTCGGTGTCGAGCCACCCGAACGCGCCGCAGTACACGCCGCGGCGCACCGGCTCGAGCTCCTCGATGGCCTGCAGCACGCGCGGCTTCGGCGCACCCGTGATCGACGCGGGTGGGAACGTGGCAGCCACGAGCGACCCCGTGCCGACGCCGGGGCGGACCGTACCGCGCACGGTGCTCACGAGGTGGTGCAACCCGGGGTGGGCTTCCACTTCGCACAACGACGGCACGCGCACCGAACCGGGCTCGCACACGCGGCCCAGGTCGTTGCGCGCGAGGTCGACGATCATCACGTTCTCGGCGTGGTCCTTCGCGCTCGCGCGCAGCAAGACCGCGTCGGTGCCCGTGCCCTTGATGGGCTTCGTCTCCACCTCGCGCCCGCTCCACGAAAGAAACCGCTCGGGCGACGCGCCGACGACCGCGATCGAGCGTCCCGACACCCGAAGCCCCGACGTTGGGAGCCGGAGCATCCCCGTGTAGGGCGCCGGGTGCCGTGTCGCGAGCGCGGCGTACAACGCCACGGGGTCGTGCGCGCCGTCGACGGTGAGCCGGCGGGTGAGGTTCACCTGGTAGCACTCGCCCGCGCGGAGCAGTTCGACGATCGCCTCGACGCGCGCCTCGAAGTTGTCGCGGTCGAGGCTCGTGCGCCATTCGCCGCTCGCGGGACGCACGTTCCCGCCGCAGCCGTCGACGCCGACGTCGTGCGCAGCGCGTTCGAGGAAGCGCCGACCCGCACCGTCTCCCCGGACCGTGATCTCACCGGTCGGACCGACCCATGCGAGTGCCCCGAACCGCGCGAACACGGCATCGGGGACCGCGGGTTCCTCGAGCGACGCACGCCGCGGGACGACCCGTTCCAACGCATGGCCGAGCTCGTACGCACACCAGCCCACCCAGAGCCCGGGCGCCAGCGAGTCGAGCGCCCGCAGCGCATCGGCGCCGTTGCTCACCGCTACTTCGTCGGGGTCGACGCCCACAAGCGTGGAGGGTCCACGACGGATCGCAGCCGCGCCGGCGTCGTGGGGAAGCCGCGCGAGCAGCGCGGCCGCGACTGTATCGGCGAGGCGCACGGCGCTCACCGTACCGGCATACGGCGAATTCGGCGCGCCCCGAACTCGGCGCGACCCCTCGGTACCATGGCTCCACCGTGAACTCCCTCGGAGCCGCGACCCGCGCCCTCTCCCTGCGCATCGCTCTCGCCATCGTCCTCTGCGCCGTGTTCGTCGGCGGGTCGGTGGTGATGGTGAACCGATACATCGACGACCAGATCGACAACATCCCGCGCGTCGCGCTCACCACCGCGCCCGTCGGAGCCAACGGGATGAACTTCCTCATCATCGGCTCCGACAGCCGCAGCTTCGTCGACAACGCGATCGACTACGGCGCGTTCAGCGACAAGGACACCCAGAACTCGCCGCCCCGGTCCGACACGATGATGGTGCTGCACGCGAACGGCAACAACAGCTACGCGGTGTCGTTCCCCCGCGACCTCTGGGTCAACATCCCGGGGAAGGGCGAGGCGAAGATGAACGCGGCGTTCAACGACGGCCCGCAGAAGGTCGTCGACACGCTGCAAGCCGACTTCGCGCTCCCGATCAGCCATTACCTCGAGGTCGACTTCGAGACGTTCGAGGGAATCGTGAACGCGATCGGCACCGTCCCCGTGTACATCCCCGGCGTGTTGCGCGATCAGTACACGGGCGTGTCAACCCCGTACGGCGCCGGTTGTTACCAGCTCGACGGCGCCGAGTCGCTGGCGTGGGTGCGGGCGCGCAACCTCGAGATCCTCGACCCGAACGGCAAGCTCGACCGCACGACCGGGCAGCGGTGGAGCCCGCTCGACGCCACCGCCGACATCGGGCGGATCGAGCGTCAGCAGGAGTTCGTGAAGAAGCTCGGCCGGATCGCGGTGGAGCGCGCTCTCGACGATCCGTTGATCGCCCCCGACATCGTGGACGCGCTCTTGCCCAACCTCCATGCCGACACCGCGTTCGACCGCACCGCCCTCAACGAGCTCGTCCGTGCGTTCATGGGCCTCGCCTCCGGGGGCGCCGGCCTCCAGTTCGAGACGCTGCCGTGGGACGGCCCAGCCACCCGCGACCGGCAGTCGGTGGTGCTCGTGAAGCACCCCGAGGCCGACACGGTGCTCGCCCGACTCCGCGGCGAGATCGTGGTCGCGCCGGAGCCGTCCACCACGGCTGTTCCCGTCGGGCAGGTCGCGGTACGTCCCGTCGACGTCCGGGTCCGGGTGCTCAACGGCTCCGGGGTCGACGGCGCGGCGGGCGACGCAGACCAAGCGCTCGCGAACCTCGGCTTCGTGAGCGGCGGCATCGGCAACAACACCGGTGGGAACGTGACCAAGAGCGAGATCCGCTATCACCCCGGCGACGAGGCCAAGTCTCGGCTGCTGGCGGCATCGGTGCCCGATGCCAAGCTCGTCGCGGATCCGGCGCTGGTCGGTGGAGACCTGGTGCTCGTGCTCGGCGCGAGCTTCAAGGGGATCGGCGCGGCGAAGCCGTTGGATACCGCAACGCCTCCGCCCACGACCACGCCGGTCTCGCCCGAGGAAGCCTGCAACTAAGGGTCTGTCGTCCGTTCCGATCCGGGCGACCGCCGGACAGATGCGCCCGGCGCTTCCTATGCTTCGCCGATGCCCGCGGCGTCCCGATCAACTGTGCGCGCCTTCGGCGGCCGCTTTCTGATCGCGCTCGTGCTCGCCGCGGCCGTCACCACGACCGCGGTGGCGAGCGTGAACCACGAGATCGACAGTCGGGTGAAGAAGATCAAGCGGATCAACCTGCTCGTCGCGCAGCCACCGCCTGCCGGCAAGAACTTCCTCATCATCGGCAGCGACACGCGCGAATTCGTCGACAACCCGGATGACGCGGGCGCCTTCGGCGACCCGATCTCGGAGACGGGCAAGAACTCCGACACGCTCATGGTCGCGCACGTCGAGCCGGGTGCTCGGCAAACGTTGGTGGTGTCGTTCCCGCGCGACCTCACCGTCGACATACGCGACCTCGCGGGCAAGCAGAAGATCAACGCGGCCTACGGCGCCGGCGGGCCTCAGACCGTGATCGACATGCTCAGCGACAACTTCGACATTCCCATCCACCACTACGTCGAGGTCGACTTCAAGAGCTTCCAAGACGTGGTGGACGCGATCGGCAACGTGCAGGTGTACTTCGCCTACCCGACGCGTGACGAGTCCACGGGCGTGGACGCGATCATCCCCGGATGCTTCCCGCTCGACGGTCCGGCGGCGCTCTCCTACGTGCGGTCGCGCACGCCCGAGTACAAGATCGACGGGAAGTGGGTACTCGGGGACCAGGACGCCCCCGACCTCCACCGCATCGCACGCCAGCAGGAGTTCATCCGTAAGCTGGCGGGCCTCGCGATCTCGAAGAGCCTCGGTGATCCGTTCCTCGCGCTCGAGATCGCCGACCGCGTGCTCGGCGACATCAAGGCCGATCAGAACCTGCAGCGGAGCGACGTCAACTCTCTGATCAACGCGTTCCGGACCATCGACGTGAACGACCCGAACTCCGTGCAGTTCGAGACGATCCCGACGATGCCCGACCCGTCGAACCCGAAGTCGACACTCGTCCTCGGAGACGGCGCGCAGGAGATGATCGACGAGCTCCGTACCTTTGGCAACGAGACGCCGACGCTCCCGAGCGTCCTCCCGCCACAAGTGACCGTCGAGGTGCTCGACGGTTCCGCGAAGGGCATCGCGC is a window of Acidimicrobiia bacterium DNA encoding:
- a CDS encoding LCP family protein, which encodes MNSLGAATRALSLRIALAIVLCAVFVGGSVVMVNRYIDDQIDNIPRVALTTAPVGANGMNFLIIGSDSRSFVDNAIDYGAFSDKDTQNSPPRSDTMMVLHANGNNSYAVSFPRDLWVNIPGKGEAKMNAAFNDGPQKVVDTLQADFALPISHYLEVDFETFEGIVNAIGTVPVYIPGVLRDQYTGVSTPYGAGCYQLDGAESLAWVRARNLEILDPNGKLDRTTGQRWSPLDATADIGRIERQQEFVKKLGRIAVERALDDPLIAPDIVDALLPNLHADTAFDRTALNELVRAFMGLASGGAGLQFETLPWDGPATRDRQSVVLVKHPEADTVLARLRGEIVVAPEPSTTAVPVGQVAVRPVDVRVRVLNGSGVDGAAGDADQALANLGFVSGGIGNNTGGNVTKSEIRYHPGDEAKSRLLAASVPDAKLVADPALVGGDLVLVLGASFKGIGAAKPLDTATPPPTTTPVSPEEACN
- a CDS encoding LCP family protein, giving the protein MPAASRSTVRAFGGRFLIALVLAAAVTTTAVASVNHEIDSRVKKIKRINLLVAQPPPAGKNFLIIGSDTREFVDNPDDAGAFGDPISETGKNSDTLMVAHVEPGARQTLVVSFPRDLTVDIRDLAGKQKINAAYGAGGPQTVIDMLSDNFDIPIHHYVEVDFKSFQDVVDAIGNVQVYFAYPTRDESTGVDAIIPGCFPLDGPAALSYVRSRTPEYKIDGKWVLGDQDAPDLHRIARQQEFIRKLAGLAISKSLGDPFLALEIADRVLGDIKADQNLQRSDVNSLINAFRTIDVNDPNSVQFETIPTMPDPSNPKSTLVLGDGAQEMIDELRTFGNETPTLPSVLPPQVTVEVLDGSAKGIAQDTLTKLVQHGFQSAGYGVASTTVLVSEIHYAPDHLAAAKALIPFVEGAKLVKDPSLANKVVLVLGQSFPGLTVDPTATTQPPAPVDTVRAATDTTAAHAPTTTTTVPASQDCS
- a CDS encoding aminotransferase class IV, translating into MTQVWVNGKVVDAEAARVSPFDHGLLVGDGVFETLRVYDGRPFAWRRHLDRLEYSANGLGLVAPDRAILQAAAHALLRANDLQEARLRITVTGGVQPLGSERRDTRPTVIVAASDVKSVSPTISVVVVAWTRNERGATAGLKTISYAENVRALAYAQERGAGEAIFRNTRDELCEATGSNVFVVRNGELRTPPASAGCLLGVTRALVLELGQELGIECHEVAMPVDALADADEAFLTSSVREVQTITQVDGRALPNAPGPITTRFAKAFSALVARNIDP
- a CDS encoding anthranilate synthase component I family protein, translating into MRLADTVAAALLARLPHDAGAAAIRRGPSTLVGVDPDEVAVSNGADALRALDSLAPGLWVGWCAYELGHALERVVPRRASLEEPAVPDAVFARFGALAWVGPTGEITVRGDGAGRRFLERAAHDVGVDGCGGNVRPASGEWRTSLDRDNFEARVEAIVELLRAGECYQVNLTRRLTVDGAHDPVALYAALATRHPAPYTGMLRLPTSGLRVSGRSIAVVGASPERFLSWSGREVETKPIKGTGTDAVLLRASAKDHAENVMIVDLARNDLGRVCEPGSVRVPSLCEVEAHPGLHHLVSTVRGTVRPGVGTGSLVAATFPPASITGAPKPRVLQAIEELEPVRRGVYCGAFGWLDTERGEGDLAVAIRTFTVFDDRTELGVGAGIVADSCPAAEWAETELKASRLLSVAGAGELVPS